From a region of the Odocoileus virginianus isolate 20LAN1187 ecotype Illinois chromosome 1, Ovbor_1.2, whole genome shotgun sequence genome:
- the DUS4L gene encoding tRNA-dihydrouridine(20a/20b) synthase [NAD(P)+]-like, giving the protein MKSDCIQTTTCQERKKDPIEMFHSGQLVKVCAPMVRYSKLSFRTLVRKYDCDLCYTPMIVAADFVRSAKARDSEFTTNQGDCPLIVQFAANDARLLSDAARIVCPYANGIDINCGCPQRWALAEGYGACLINKPELVRDMVKQVRNQVENPRFSVSIKIRIHDDLTRTVDLCRKAEATGVSWITVHGRTVEERHQPVHYEAIKIIKESMSIPIVANGDIRSLKEAENVWHITGTDGVMVARGLLANPAMFAGYEETPLKCIWDWVDIALELGTPYMCFHQHLMYMMEKITSRQEKKIFNALSSTSAVLDYLTDHYGIDRTS; this is encoded by the exons ATGAAGAGTGACTGCATACAAACTACAAcatgtcaagaaagaaaaaaagatccaaTAGAAATGTTTCATTCTGGGCAACTGGTCAAAGTCTGTGCCCCAATGGTGCGGTATTCAAA GTTGTCTTTTAGAACACTAGTCAGAAAATATGATTGTGATCTGTGCTATACACCAATGATAGTTGCTGCTGATTTTGTCAGATCTGCAAAAGCCAGAGACAGTGAATTTACAACAAATCAAG GTGATTGCCCATTGATTGTTCAGTTTGCTGCTAATGATGCAAGACTTTTATCTGATGCTGCTCGTATAGTCTGTCCTTATGCGAATGGAATAGACATTAACTGTGGTTGCCCTCAGAG GTGGGCATTGGCAGAAGGTTATGGAGCTTGCTTAATAAACAAGCCAGAGCTTGTTCGAGATATGGTGAAACAAGTAAGAAATCAAGTGGAAAACCCCCGATTTTCAGTATCTATTAAAATAAG GATCCATGATGACCTTACAAGAACTGTAGATCTCTGTCGAAAGGCTGAAGCAACAGGAGTTTcctggattacagtccatggaagaaCTGTTGAGGAAAGACATCAGCCAGTTCACTATGAGGCcattaaaataattaaggaaaGTATGTCTATACCTATAGTTGCTAATGGAGACATCAGAAgcttaaaagaagcagaaaatgtgtGGCATATTACTGGGACAGATG GTGTTATGGTTGCAAGAGGACTCTTAGCAAACCCGGCCATGTTTGCTGGATATGAGGAAACCCCACTGAAATGCATCTGGGATTGGGTTGACATTGCTCTTGAACTTGGAACTCCTTATATGTGTTTCCATCAACATTTAATGTATATGATGGAAAAGATAACttcaaggcaggaaaaaaaaatatttaatgctttGTCAAGCACATCAGCAGTCTTAGATTATCTTACAGACCATTATGGGATTGACCGGACTTCCTGA